The nucleotide sequence GGGCGGACTGGGCTGGCAGATCGTCCAATGGGGAAACCAGGTTCAAACAGCAGAGAACCCCTTCGGAGAGCCGGTCGCTCCCCCTACGGCCGTCGCGGGGTCCATCCCTGAAACACAAATGCCTCAGGAAGCGGAGTCGGACGATTCCAGCGCAACGGGTTCCGCAGCCAACTCCACAGCCGCGCAAACGCCACCGGCGGAGTTTGACTTTACCCGGCAGCCTGTGCCCGAATGGGCAACCCGCCCATCGTCCGTTCCTGCCGATCTTCCGGCAATCACCGTGGGACCAGGTGCCACGACCACCCACCACTTCACGACACTGGACGAAGCATTAAAAGTTGCCAGCAAAAGCGGGGGATACATCCAACTGGTGGGAAGTGGCCCATTCCAGCTTTCTCATCAGGAAATCTCGACCGCAAACCGCTTGATCATCACACCCGCTTCGTCAACAGACCAGCCCCTCGTGATGGTCACGCCCACGCTGCAGGGCTCACGCACTGCCCTCGCCTTCAGTAACGGCACACTGGAACTGAGGGGGTTGCATTTCGTCGTTGATCGAACAGCCGACATGGGACAGGCTCCCCTTTCCCTGATCTCGGTCAACGATGGCCGAATGTACGTCAGAAACTGCTCGTTCACCGCCACAGGGAGCACTTCAGCCCCCGCATCGGCGTTCACATTCACCAGCGACCAGGACGCTCAGAATGTCCCCTCTGTGGAACCCCACGTTCTGCTGGACCATGTTGTCGTCCGCGGTAATGGTCTCACGGCACTTCGACTTGACCGTGCTCGCTGTGATGTGGTCATCCAGGACTCTTTGCTCGTCTCCGGCACCACACCCTCTCTCGTCATCAGCAGCAAGCCGTTTACCGGAACGGTGGAATCTCTTTCGACCACGCCCCAGCGCCTGATTCGAATCCTGCGATCGACACTCTATGGCCGCAAGGAAATCTTCGAACTGACAGCAGAGAATCAGCCCAAGCCACCGACGACAGCACTGCTGCTGCAGGACTCCATCTGCGCCGCCGAAGGAGCTGGCAACACGACCGTACTGGCATCGGCCGTCCGATGGCCCAGCTCAACGTCCTCGGCGTCCGGCTGGCTGACCAACTTCACCTGGACCTCACAATCGACGCTCTATATCGGGTTTGAGCGGCTGCTGGATCTGGATAAGTCATCGTTTAAAGTCGCCAACCCCGATGCATGGCAACGGGTCTGGGGCAAGCCATTTGAACCGAGGCAGTTTCAAAGGTTCATCTGGCCGGAAACCAGCTTCCCCGATCTGGGAGCCATTCAGCTGCAGAACTTTGATAAATCCACCCTTCCTTTCCGTGAGCTGACCGCCTCCAGCGGCGGCTTGCCGGGGTGTACGACGAGCCAGCTCATTCTGCCGGGGACCGTTTCGCAGGCCCGGCTCATCGCCCTGTCTCAACGCCCTGCGGTGCCGGAACCGACTCGGCCCGATGCTGCTCCTCCCACCCGAAAGGTCAACCTGGGACGGGAAGACCTCGGTGCAATCCTCAACAGGAACGACTGGACCAGCGGCACCCTGTTCGAAGCGACGGGGTCAGGTCTCGTCACGATGCAGCCTGCACGCATTACGGGAAAATCTGTTCGCATTGTCTTCACCCAGGCAGAAGGGTCTCCGCTGAAGATCCAGCCAAAGGTTCCTGAGGGAAAATCAAAAACCGATATCCCCGGCCTGTTTACCATCGAAAACGGAATGCTTGAACTTCAATCGGCGACGCTGGAGGCTTCGTCCAACACCAAAGCGGCTCCCCTTCCCTGGCTGGTCCATTCGACGAACTCCCTCGTCACCCTGCGAGGTTGCCAATTGAGCGGACCACAGCTTCAAGAGGTTGCGCATCACCAGGGGTTGGTCACCTGGCGAACCATTGCGGAAGCCTCTTCTTCGCCCGAAAGTGGTCCAGCGTATCTCGCCCTGACCGATTCGCTTTTGATGAGCAACGGCGTAGGAATCCAGTTCCAATCGCCCGCGGGTCAACTGCATGTGCGCAATAGTATCGTCGCCGTCCGGGGCTATGGCATCGACCTTCAACCCGCCCGGACGGGCAACGCTCTGTTGCCAGTGATCAATCTGCAGAACGTCACCTTCTCAGCTTCGCAAGCGGCTCTCCGAATCGTTGCCGCAGAAGGAACAGCAGTCGTCGAGACCCCGATGCGCCTCTATATCGATTCCTGCGCCGTCGTTCCGCCGCTGGAATTCCGCCTCAACGAGGCAGCTAACTCCACGGTTGTGGAATGCGTTGGGCCTGTGCTCGAGCAAAAGCAGGTCGATTGGTGGGGAATCTCCAACGGCTTCGCAAAAGAGCTCCCCTCGCTTCTGCGCGAGCAAAACAAGGAACCGATCACCGCTGTCGCTAACTGGATGAACCTCTGGGGTCCCTCGAATGATGACCGGCTGTTGACCGGTGCCAAGGGGGTACAGTTGAAAAACGGCCTGCCCAATAAGTGGGCTCTCTTGAAGATTTCCTCATTTCTGCTCGACCCTAATTCGGCAGGCGCGACCTGGGGTTCAGACGGCCAGGCGGTGGGTGCCCACATCGGTGCCCTCGAAGAATTGGCTGCGGTCAAAAAAGTGACGACCGACGCCAAAGCGGGCACTCAAACCACCATCCCCACTGTTCCGCCCAACGTGAGAGCAAAAAAGGACATCGGCTTCTGACCAACGGCACAGGAACAGTGACGTAGTCGATCAATCCACAGATGCTCCAAAGCCGTGAGCCGTTGTCGGTCTGGCCACAAATCTTACATCGGTCTCAGAGCGTAGCGCGAACATCGAGATCACGTTGACCGTCACCCCCTGCGGAACAGTCGTCTCGCCTGTCTGTAGAACTGTCCCCGATCAGGTTCAGCGACAGGAGGCCCAGTTACACTTAACGCTGTCACATTTAACACTGGCGTCAGACGGGCTCATAAAGCAGCTCTGCGATGGCAACAGGGCCTTCGACACACGGCTCGTTATTTTCCGGCTTGAATCCATTCATCGACAATCTCTTCCAGCACATCCAGCGGGACCGCACCATTCCTGAGTACGACATCGTGGAAGTCACGCAAGTCAAATGAAGGCCCCAGCGCTTTGGTTGCTCGCTGCCGGAGTTCCTTGATTTTCAGTTCACCAATTTTGTAAGCCAGGGCCTGCCCAGGCCAGGCGATGTAACGATCGATTTCATTGACGATATCGAGCTCACTTTTCGGCGCATTCGCCTGAAAATAGGCAATGGCCTGTTCACGAGACCATTTCAGCGAATGCATACCCGTATCGACGACCAGGCGCACGGCGCGCCACATCTCGTAGGTCAATTGCCCAAACTTGGAGTACGGATCGTCATACAGTCCCATCTCTTCGCCGAGACTTTCGCTGTAGAGGGCCCAGCCTTCGACGAAGGCAGTAACGTGGGCATGTTTGCGGAACTCGGGGACATCCACCAGATCGGTCGCGAGGGCAATCTGCAGATGGTGGCCGGGCATTGCTTCATGCAGCGACAGGGCGGCAATCTCGAACTTCGGACGGGTTTCAGGCTTATACAGATTGACAAAATAGGTCCCCGGGCGGGATCCATCTGCCGAAGGGGGACGATAGTAAGCAGTGGTCGTATCAGGAGCCATATGAGCGGGAATCGCTTCAATGCTGAAGGGGATGCGCGGCAGCTTCTTGAAAACTCGCGGCAGTTCCGGATCAACCCGTTTCACAAAGGCGGTGTAGGCGGCCAGCAGATCATTGGCATCGGTGTAATGGAACTCAGGCGAAGTTCGCAGGTGCGTGAAGAACTCGTTGAGCGTCCCCTCGAAGCCCACCTGCTGCTTGATCCGTTCCATCTCTGAACGTATTCGAGCGACTTCGCTGACACCAATATCGTGGATCTGCTGCGGCGTTA is from Schlesneria sp. DSM 10557 and encodes:
- a CDS encoding protein kinase, whose product is MSSESEPATKNQEPTPPLKSLGKYQIERKLGQGGMGTVYLARNTDLKKLVALKVLPRDKAKNPTLVRRFKAEAQAAAQLEHPNIVAVYDTGEADGYLYIAMEYVEGIDLFEQVRRRGTIPVKRSIEIIKQVASALQHAFEHNIVHRDIKPSNLLLRKDGVVKVTDLGLARSIDDTLETNITRAGTTVGTVDYMAPEQARSSKSADIRSDLYSLGCTWYQMLTGDPPFAEGSLTNKLQAHAIKDLPDPRDINENVPEGLIAVLRRMTAKKPADRYQTPAELLDDLENSKLTNAAFSNEIFSDLSDDEISTLKEQPEAEIEAVGDPESPRPSKRRRKPTPKDEPEADESDKPRARRRPLPNDEEISDEVSPPKTRRRSNSPAPDTAVDDATPLPTRSKSPRSRVDQSDDEGVDEESLQRLTGRNSLDDDEEDADPLATKRKRVSATNEGSDPTVPRNPKGTSAGSARDKQPKKFSPKPLPPKREPIPLASNEDRPAINLDPLKYVALAAVVLILVGGLGWQIVQWGNQVQTAENPFGEPVAPPTAVAGSIPETQMPQEAESDDSSATGSAANSTAAQTPPAEFDFTRQPVPEWATRPSSVPADLPAITVGPGATTTHHFTTLDEALKVASKSGGYIQLVGSGPFQLSHQEISTANRLIITPASSTDQPLVMVTPTLQGSRTALAFSNGTLELRGLHFVVDRTADMGQAPLSLISVNDGRMYVRNCSFTATGSTSAPASAFTFTSDQDAQNVPSVEPHVLLDHVVVRGNGLTALRLDRARCDVVIQDSLLVSGTTPSLVISSKPFTGTVESLSTTPQRLIRILRSTLYGRKEIFELTAENQPKPPTTALLLQDSICAAEGAGNTTVLASAVRWPSSTSSASGWLTNFTWTSQSTLYIGFERLLDLDKSSFKVANPDAWQRVWGKPFEPRQFQRFIWPETSFPDLGAIQLQNFDKSTLPFRELTASSGGLPGCTTSQLILPGTVSQARLIALSQRPAVPEPTRPDAAPPTRKVNLGREDLGAILNRNDWTSGTLFEATGSGLVTMQPARITGKSVRIVFTQAEGSPLKIQPKVPEGKSKTDIPGLFTIENGMLELQSATLEASSNTKAAPLPWLVHSTNSLVTLRGCQLSGPQLQEVAHHQGLVTWRTIAEASSSPESGPAYLALTDSLLMSNGVGIQFQSPAGQLHVRNSIVAVRGYGIDLQPARTGNALLPVINLQNVTFSASQAALRIVAAEGTAVVETPMRLYIDSCAVVPPLEFRLNEAANSTVVECVGPVLEQKQVDWWGISNGFAKELPSLLREQNKEPITAVANWMNLWGPSNDDRLLTGAKGVQLKNGLPNKWALLKISSFLLDPNSAGATWGSDGQAVGAHIGALEELAAVKKVTTDAKAGTQTTIPTVPPNVRAKKDIGF
- a CDS encoding DUF885 family protein gives rise to the protein MHSSSLIVVVALLMGPLVVMASEPSEQLRRLFEEEWQANLREFPVTATYLGDGRYNDRWADVSLAAIARREAHQREVLQRLNAIRSNELTPAERLNQKLYRRELETELEEYPYQWHLVVLNHRDGIQDENSVADACRFISRKDYEDWLARLKSFPEYMDQTIELLRRGVAERMVQPQVVMQRLPAQIRRQLVDDPTTSLYYKPFKSFPAEIAEADRLQLQREAQAAIQERIVPSYRKLLEFFEREYFPACVPNVGAWQLPQGQELYAYLARKHTTTSLTPQQIHDIGVSEVARIRSEMERIKQQVGFEGTLNEFFTHLRTSPEFHYTDANDLLAAYTAFVKRVDPELPRVFKKLPRIPFSIEAIPAHMAPDTTTAYYRPPSADGSRPGTYFVNLYKPETRPKFEIAALSLHEAMPGHHLQIALATDLVDVPEFRKHAHVTAFVEGWALYSESLGEEMGLYDDPYSKFGQLTYEMWRAVRLVVDTGMHSLKWSREQAIAYFQANAPKSELDIVNEIDRYIAWPGQALAYKIGELKIKELRQRATKALGPSFDLRDFHDVVLRNGAVPLDVLEEIVDEWIQAGK